A window of Hordeum vulgare subsp. vulgare chromosome 5H, MorexV3_pseudomolecules_assembly, whole genome shotgun sequence genomic DNA:
AgcctgttctttgccgtctgctcgctcatggcaaagagcctctttgccatcagctgacaaaAAGTAGACGACAAATAGCATACTGATGGCAAAGGTTCTATTTGCCATTAGTGagcactttgtcgtctgccagttgACGACATAGATATGAAAAAaagacgacaaagagctggctGTTGGCAAAGGTTCTATTTGCCATGAGTGAACTGGTGAATAGTTGAGGGGATTAAAATTCTGGTTTTGCAGTTGAGGGGTGATGTGCGTGAAATGCGATAGTTTAGGAGGGCATTTACACTTGTTTCTTCACTCTTCCTCTCACATGTTTGtttccaatttttttttgaactGGTGAAGGCTGGAGGGTGGGTGGAATCCCAGTGGTGGAGTCGGTTCCGCTCCGGCCACGAACCCGCCCGCTGCCGCTGACTGGGTCCTAAATAACGGCGACCGTCCCCTGTTCGCCTCGCCTTCACTCCGCTCTGCTCTGTTGCCAGACCAAAGCCGAAACGCCAGCGCGGAGCAGAGACCCCTGCTTTTCCGCTTCCGCCACTGCGCCCAtgccaggcggcggcggcggccgtggcCGTGGCCGTGGCGGAAGGAAGCCGGCCaagtcctcgtcatcctcctcctcgtcttggcAGTGGGTGCCCCGGGCATCGCGCGAGTTCGTACGTGCCTCCTCGCCCTagccttttcttcttttgcctcTTCCGTTCCGGTGCGAACGCAGGCATACGGGGGTTACTTTCTGCCGGTCTTTCCGCCCCGCCGCTCCGACGGGGCTAGGGTTTAGGGGGTCTCGCCGCCGGCCGCGGGTTGCCGGGGGGCGATGTGGGGCCGGGATTTTGAAGTTCGCCGTGGTGCGGCGCGGCGGTTAGGGGTCGGCACCGGGTCGGCTGGTGGCTTTGGTTTGGTACGAAATTGGGAACGCTCTCGTCTGCATCCGCGGAAGGGGAAGTAGTAGCATCGAATCGCGCCGTTCCTTCTTCTGCATTGGTGCCCCTGACGGGGCCTGGAAGTAGGGGTCTGAATTTCTTGCTGAGGAACTATACCAGTACCAGTGCCACCTCATGTGCTACCAGAATACCATCAGAGCTGCAGCCTTGTGGATGGACCGAGCATGTTATTTGTAGGGTTCTCTTTGTTCCTGGGATAAAGATGGGATTTTTACTGGTTTGTAGAGGTTTTGTTCTGTCTGTCAGTTGCAAGTATCAGAAACTATCTGCTTTTGAACATATAATAACATGAATACAGTCACCCATTTGCAGTGTGGGGTGGCCACGGAATTTTTTCCGTTGTGTGTGCGTGCGTTTCATTTGCTGGACCTGAATGAAAGAATAAGGGACCCCTGTGCCATTGCTTCAACTTCCATTTTGCAtcgctttttttcctttcctttctaAAATCACTGTAGAATTGTGTGTTTGCTCGCTCATTTCAATTGGTAGTTGTAGGCTTCTGTCCAGTCATGTAATATATGGCCATTAAAAGGTTGTGAGGATTGACATAGTGAAATTCAGAAATTCAATTTGATAGCCATCCCTGTTTATTTCTTATAAGTTAAGTACATTTATGTTTCTTATATTGTTGGGTCATTTTGCTGGTCTTCCAGAGATTTTGATGTTATCCTGTTTCATGCTAACAGTCATAAATTTCAACTGTATTTTAGGGTCCTGAAAGGTCCTTGGAACCTCAAAAGGAAGGGCCAAGTTCATCTTGTCCCTCAGTTACCAGTAAAAAATCGCAGATGGTTCCACCAGTTCCACCAAAGTCTCTAGAATCACAAGTTCAACCAAGGAAGTCTCTTGATTCACCTCTGATGATGGCTAAAAAAGTTCAACCACTGAAATCTCAAGATCCACTTGTCCAAACGGCTGCATCCATTCAGCGATCAAAACCTCTAGACTCCAGTAGCGCTTCATGTGGCTCTAGAACTGTGGCGTCTCTAGATTCACCAGCTCAACCATGGAAGTCTTGCGATTCACTGCTGATGATGGCTGAACAAGTTCAACCACCGAAATCTCAAGATTCACTGGTCCAAACGTTTGCATCCATTCAAATATCAAAACCTCTAGACTCCAGTAGCGCTTCATGTGGCTCTGTAACTGTGGGGTCTCTAGATTTACCAGTTCAACCATGTAAATATCTCGATTCACCGCTGATGATGGCTGAACAAGTTCAACCAAAGAAATCTCAAGATTCACTGGTCGAAATGATTGCATCGATTCAAATATCAAGACCTCCAGACTCCAGTAGCGCTTCATGTGGCTCTGGAACTGTGGGGTCTTATTTAGGAGCTGGTCTATTTGACATATGCATGAGTAACAGCAAAGGCCTTTTCAAGCTAAATCGCCCTTTACATGagatcaagaaagaagaaaaacgcCTCCGTGCAAGGGAGCTTTCAAACAGCGAGGCTCAGTTGCAACATCTGAGACCTGGGATGGTTCTATTGAAAAGCTTCTTAAGGCCGGAAGATCAGGTATGTCTATATTTACACAGTTTTGCTCTGTTTGTTATCTCATCTTAATTTCTTTGTTTTATGTTTTATCCTATCTCCTATGATAATTTTGTACTGCTCAGACATAAACTGTTGTTTgacattactccctccgtcccgtaatataagagcgttttttacACTACACCAGTATAaaaaacgttcttatattatgggacggagggattagtattcaaattttgtttttgtgtgCCTTTGGAATTTTGCTTGCTCATTACTGAAGTGTTATGTTTCCATTCTCTTGACAGCGTGCATTGCTGCAACCTTCTTAACACTTACAGAACTCTGATAAGCCAGAAACATATATTTCCTTTActgatattattattattgtaccCCTCTTATTATGCATTCAAGTACGCTTGCAGAAAGCTTACCTCAAAACATTTTTTATTGCTGTGCATCTCAGGTTGAAATTATCAAGATTTGTCGGGAACTTGGTGTTGGCACAGGAGGATTTTATCAACCTGGCTACAGAGATGGTGGTAAGTTAAGTCTGCGGATGATGTGCTTAGGGAAGAACTGGGACCCAGATTCAGGCCAATATGGGGGGATACGGCCTTTTGATGCTGCTCAACCACCAAAGATACCAGAAGAATTGACCAAGTTCGTGAAAGATGCCATTGATGCTTCACATGAATTCTTGAAACAAAGAGGCAATGGATCTACCACTCCTGCTATAGAACTTCCTCCGATGTCACCGGACATCTGTATTGTTAACTTCTACACCACTGGCGGGAAGTTAGGTCTTCATAAGGTACAAAAGAAAAGCTTTCTCTAACAATATGTTTCCAGACATTAGCATCATTACATTTCATATCTCTGCTACAAATCTATTGGATGAACTGAGAGCTGACAGATCAATTCAGTAAACATGCATTTGTAGTATATTGTCTTATATATACTCCCACCTCTTTGCAGTTGGCATGCTAATACCGATGCACTCTTGTTTCACGAGTACTATAGCTGGGCCTAATTGATTTGTGTCACTTGACAGGACAAAGATGAACATCAATCTAGCCTTGACAAGAAACTGCCTGTTGTTTCCTTTTCATTGGGCGACACTGCAGAATTCTTGTATGGCGATGTCAGAGACGAAGACAAGGCTTCGAAGATTAAGCTTGAATCCGGTGACGTTCTgatatttggtggtcaatcaaggcaCATATTCCATGGGGTCTCCAGCATTACACCGAAAAGCGCACCGCTCTGGGTGACTGACAAGGCCAATCTTCGACCCGGGCGCCTGAACCTCACATTCAGGCAGTATAAGTATGTGCCCATGGGGTAGGCCAGAGGGTCCCTTTAGGCATAGTGCAACCAGAGGGGAGGGTACCATCTCATGTTCTATTTAAGTGCCCTGTTAGCAAATGTTTGCAAGAACCGCCTATCTACTCCAAAACCTTATTATGTGGTGTTTATCGTGCACACGCACGGTGTAGTCGCTTCTCTCATGAGTGTTCCGCAGCATGAGTTGGGACAGTTCAATAGGGTAACCAACAAACTAGCTCAATCAAACCGTGTGAAGATTTATCCAATTTGGCCGACCTGATTACAAAACAAGCGCCAAACATCTTGCGCACGGGAAAAATACTACAAATGCATGTTTACTGAAGCATCTTGCACTGCTGGCAAAGAAGTGCTAACCTTCCATGCACGCACATAACTCAGCCTTCATCGCATAACGGCATGAAAATAATCCCTGCAGGATAAGAAAATGATTCAATGCTCGTTTTTGTTACTTACATTTGAGGTGAATTCACAAGGTTTTTGGGCACCATAGCTTGATATTAACTAGGGCAGTGCTCTGCGCTGCGTGCCGGCCGCACGCGGGCCGCCTGATCCATCTGTCGTATTGTTAGGTCTATCCATGCAGCAAAATTTCTCGATGCAGTAAATTTCGATCATGATGCATTAATTTTCGTTTACAGTTACAACAAAAATATGGTTATAGCAAAGAAATATCAacgctgatgatgcgtggtagcaaaataaAATGTGGGATGTAGCaaaaacaatccggtgaactcgggttacaactctgacgaatgtgtatgcaacttttttatgaACAGTTTCAGCAAAAAATGATATTGATTAtatcaaaaattaacacggttataGCAAAAATCAAacatcggttgtagcaaaaaaatccaatgaactcgagttgcaaccaaatgTGAATGTAGCTTTCTTAATGGATAAATTGTAGCAAAATGGAAAACATTTGTAAAAAATTTAAATATGGTTACAACAAATTTGGATGAAAAAGTATTGCATGCCCTGACCAGCCAGCCACGTGCGATTCGGCCGATGCGTCGGTTGGAAGCGTTTTCCTATTAGCTATCGTACCAGATGAGATGTGTGTTAGCCTACTAGAATTAGAATGCTATAAAAACAGGATTTGCAATGGCCTCTAGAAATAATCCCATACTGAAATGACATCCCAACACCTTTTCTCAACGTCAATAAAGTGGTGGCCTAGTTAGGGCATTTCTTACCAATCCCAAATAACCGGTTAGGGAAGTAAAATCCCAGTTTTACTCCTACATCTGGCACCTAGACGATCCTCAATCGACATTAGAGGAGTAATAATTATACTAATCTCTATTTACTTCATCGCTCGGTGACTGAGTAAAAAAAATCTTCCCCTCTTTTCCCCTCCCGTCCTTCCTTCCCACGACCTCGCCCCACCGCCAACGCGTTCCCCGCCACCCTCTCTCCTGCCAATGGCTGGACGCGGTGGTCGGAGGTATCCCCTACTGATCCGCAGCGCACATCCGCACCGTCACACATGTCGTGGGGGACATGGGTGGCGGTGGTCACCGGTCGGGAGACCCACAAGCGAAAATGGCTCGGGTCGTTTCATACGGCGGAGTTCACGACGATGGAATATGACTGGTAGCAAGTTCGGTTCCACGGCTCCGCCGCGCGGCTCAACTTTGTAAGTGCATtttgtgccccttagtgattttggtggtttgaagacttataggttaagagactgatatgtttgtgagtgtacacaggctctataagtcgctgaggagtttgagttattcgatgaaaatcgacccctaaaatgtatgtcttcgggtgaagactttagtcattccttgaagactttgatcgcgaagaaattgcgaagaaactgatattcctcatgaagatattgaagatgaggaattcggtgtgtcctgaagaaaacactatGAAGACCTCGAAgtctgaagatttactctttctgttatattttctttacacttgagtcataggaacacagtactgttaaagggggtcgaggtaaaactatggaatgaatttcctcatgatgctcaacccaaacctaaatCTACCAAAACCTTTCGTGCTTGTCATGTTGGACACGGTGGCGCGATCATCATCCATTTCATCTGCCATGGTCTGACACATTGCATTTCTCCTCCCCGTTCCGTGCCTCAACGCTCTTTCACTCTGCGGCGGCGATGCTAGCAACTAGTTTGCCGCCGCATTGACATGAATGCTCGcccgagatttcatgctcgtcatGTCGGATGCGGCGTCGTGGTCACCGTCCATCACAGTCGTAAGGCACAGTGTAAGAGTGCGCATTAAGTATAAGTGTTACTCTTAATCGTATCCTGCTTATATAACCAAACACGGTGTAGTTGCGTGAGCCGAGCTAATGCAGGCGACCAAACACTATGCCGAAATTGCTCCCGTCATGCGATGCAGACAACCAAATAATGTGCATATGTTAGTTTTGTGTCTCTATTTTGTCAACCAGCCTCCGATGAACCATGCTTCGGTGAACCAGGCTGCACTGAAGCGGATGCCAAACACATCCGAAGCTTCTCTACGCACGCGGTGCTGATCTGAAAAACGAAAGCTTCCCCTCATATGATTTCTAGCAAGTTCTAGCACTGTAGCATGTGAGCTCCTAGCCAGCACAGCAGGCGCCCGTTAATAGTCCGGTGCATGCAATGTTGCTGGCATGGGCCGTTCCATCGGCACGCTCGCGAGTTGCCGggtttttttttgtcatttttttCTTTGATGTAGTAGGTGGAACCGCCCAAAATTTCTATTTGTTACAAAAATGAAAATATGATACAAAAAACGGTTTCCAGATTAAAATaaaaaggttcatccatttgaaaaaagttcatatctttaaaaaaggttcatcaatttgaaaaaaagCTCATTGAAATTAAAAATATTTCAtccaatttgaaaaaagttcatcaaatttgtaaAATGTTCGTTAAATTCGAAAAAAGTTCATAgaaattcaaaaaagttcatgtaTTTTGAAAAAAGATCACTGAactgaaaaaagttcataaatccaaaaaaagttcatcaattttgaaacaaattcatcccaaaaagatgttcatcaactttcaaaatagtTCATCgttattcaaaaaagttcatagagTTTTAATATTTTAGAAAAGGTTCATCGATTTTCAGAGAAAatttcatcaatttttaaaatgTACGACAATTTGTTTTAAAAAGTGCATCGATATGCAAAAAAATACAGAGATTTTTTGTTCTAAAAAAATCATCACCCATCGTCTAAATGGGCCAGCCCATTTAAGAACGCTGCAGGCGCCAGTTAACGAAATGCAGGTTAACTGACGCCTGCGGCGCCAAAGAGGAAATGCTTTGTAGCAGATAGAGAAAATAGAGAGCCGGGCCGGCAGGAGGCCTTGGCCGTGCTTCGGGCACTGCAACACTGTAGCCTATTTGGGCCTCACTCCCTGGGCTGCTGGGTCCAGTATTGTGGGCCAAGCACCTTTGTGTAGACTCCATGCAAAACACATTTAATTATTTCTGAAGAAtcctattttttttcaaaagagaGACTATGATGTCATCAATGTATGTAAATGAAAGAGATTAAATGGGTGAATATACAACTAGTGCCAAAACTGGATAGAGGTTTAGGCAGTCGGTGGTTCTTACAATTGGTATCGGAACATGGTTTGTTTGCCCTTCAGATTCAACATTGAAGGTTTGTCTCCCCCCCCCTCCCCCAAGAAAAACATTGAAGGTTTCTTTCTTGGGAAATTCTACCTAGAAGTGCCGCACCATGGACATCCGGTGCGGTGGCTTGTGTGTTCTCTTGCAtacatgcatgcaatgatgttATCAGATTCGTTCTGAATGAtcaaaattcaaaaacttttatctgttaaatcgttaattcaatcgatgatccgttttcaccgttgactttgtttcgacaaaatcttcaaaactagatcccatgtcgacatgtttcgacaactttttttGCTCATAAttaccacatttgttgcacttatttgtcatattagtaagtacttacttgtctgataaaaaataacttaatcgccaattttttaaaaattgcatataaatatgacatcttgaCATAATTAAAATGGCAAGCGCAAACAACTTTTTTAGGCGATTACACGAAAAAATATGACAACTTAACATATTTAAAACCGTTGACGATAAAGACACCTTTTTTGGTtatcgtttgtaaatatgacaactcggcaTAGTTAAACTAGCATCTTAAAGACTAAGTTTTTATAAAATTGACAACTATGCAATTTtaaactactagtagtagtactagtactaaccaGATGCATTTAACTAGTGAATAAGGTCTGACAACACATGTTTTGTGTGGGACATTTTTTTTCCGATTTTCTGTGTGACGCTTTGCATGCAATGCATATTTTTATGATATCATCTGCATATCCTTCTAGCCCACGCTGCTGTGTACCGCAATATGGATACATGATTCACATCGAGAAAAAAAtggcaattaagttatttttttccggacaagTAAGTGTAAAAATGTGGCAATTATGGATGGAGAAAAAAAGttctcgaaacatgtcgacatggggtcTAGCTTTGAAGATTTCGTCGCGacaaagccaacggtgaaaacTGATTGTCAATTAAATTAACTATTTTAGatataaaactttttaaatttcaaatcAATAAAGAGAATCTTGATGacgtcattgcatgcatgcatggtaggAAGATGGAACTAGCCGCCGCATGGGAAGACTTGAATGCGGCGCCGCTTTATAGTTAAGTCCTTTATCTGTTTCAGAGAATCACCGGATTAATTGAAAACCTGCTAGCGTAAGACACATGcattagggcatctccaatggttgtaagatagttgttggtaattttgacacataggatttttgatgatgtgtcattgcaataaatgaggaaaaagaacaaggttgtatgtaaattaaccaacacccttgcacaagctccaatgtagaatgagagagcaccttatttattacctcacatcttattggacaaactagatacaacccattggagtagttgtatgttaaggtgttggctgatgacatggcatattttaccaacaagctaaccaacaaactgttggagatgcccttatgcGCATAGTCAGTGTGCAACACGGTCAAGAAAGGAACCTCACTTTtcccaaaaaaaagaagaagaattgaaTCTCATTTTTTATGATGTAAACTTATGATCCTTCTATTTCCATGTAGTCCGTGTGAAGTGTAAATTTGTTTCCCGAACATTTATAATATGAGACGTGCTACGAGCATCATCCGACCAATCTTTTTAAAATATCCGTCAGGTCGTGGGCCTTCTGATCGACGTAACCTTGTGACTGAACGTTGTATTTTTCTTTTTGCAACAAAGACCGTGCTGCAATTCTTTTATGCAACACAAGTCTTGTTGCAAAAACATTTACCACAAAGGTTGTGTTGTAGATTTTTTTTACAACATAGGTCTTGTTATTTAACATATTTTTGCaatagaggtcttgttgtagaatTTTTTCTATGTCTCCCCCTTTTCACAACATAGATGTTATGGCGGAAGGAACTTTACAACACAGATGATGTTGTAGAAAAATTTAGAACAAATATCTAGTTAGAATAGTGGGGTGCGCGTGTCACACACAGGACACGCGTCTAGACGGCGGACCCCCGCCGGATCAGCCGACTGTTCCCAACCTTTTTCCTTATAATATTGTTCAGGAAATTGTTAAGTTGTACAAATTTTCaccattatgcaacttgtctattCTTGAGAGTTTTCGCATTGCCTCCGTGCATGTTGGGTAACACGTTGAATGATTTAGATTTTTTTTATTATCAGTATGGAATCACGTGAAGTACTATGGTATACTATGTACATGATTTTGTATTGGATGAACTATTCTTGAATTCCAATAAGATAAAAATCTTTGCTTACTTCAGAATTTGGTGAAACACTATGAAATCAAACATTAAAGTTTGCTTATTAAGTCTTCTTTTTTCCGGAGAAGTGCGTACATTGAGCTTTGCAAAGAGGTTCAACCTCCTATACAATTTCATTCTTGTGTATTAATGGAACTTAACCACACACATTAATTGCATTTCATGTTTCTCCCGGGAAAAGATAAGAATTGATTGTTtcccataatttatccttgatcttCATACGGCACCCCTACTACGTTGGGTCTCAGCAAGCTCACCATCACCAACATAAGAGCAAATCTAATAGCCTGTCATATCCGTGTTAGACATTGTAACATTAGGCGTGCGTGTTTGTTTAAGTTAGGATTGATCTTGTAGATATATCCTTTGTATAGATAAAGATCAATCCTAGCCACCTTGTAAATCTTGTGTATTCGGTTGGCTTATGCCTTATATAAACACGCATACGTCCCTGCATAATGCATACGTTTCTACCCCATTATTCTCACATGGTATAAGAGCCTCTCTCTTCCATCTATGTCctacccctcctcctccaccaccgccgccgccatgaATCCCGCCACCTCCCTTGCTGCCCTCGGCCACACAATCACCGAGAAGCTTTCCCGAGAATTTTTTTTGAAGTGGAAGGCACAGGTTCTTCCCCACATCAGGGCTGCCGGCCTGATGGGGTACCTAGATGGTACTTCTGCGGCGCCCCCTGCTGTTCTGGCCACGGAGACAGAGGTCTCCGGGAAGAAGGAGATGATCTCGACTCCCAACCCGGCATACACCGCGTGGTACAGTCAAGACCAACAGGTCCTGACTTTCCTCCTCGCATCCCTCACCCGGGATGTTCTTCTGCAAGTCCACACCATCACCACCTCCTCCGGCGTGTGGCAGATGCTCCTCATGCTTTTTGCGGCACAGTCCCGTGCTCGCAAGATCCAACTTCGTGGCCAACTCTCTACATCACGCAAAGGTGATCTCTCCGCTGCTTCCTATTATGCTAAGATGAAAGGCTTCGCAGATGAACTTGCGGCGGCCGGGACtcctgttgatgaagatgaggttgTCTCTCATATCCTGCACGGTTTGGATTCAGACTACAACTCCTTTGTGTATGCGATCTCAACCCGTGCAACAGCAGACAACCCCATCGGTCTTGGGGAGCTGTTTTCCCTCCTCCTTTCTGCTGAAACAAGGATCGAGTCCGAGAACACCACTGCCGCCCACTCCATCAACCTCGCATCCAAAGGGGATGGCCATGGTGGTTCTGCTCGTCCTCCTGCTGATGGTGGTGCCGCCTTCCCCAACAACTTCGGCACCACTACTACCCCACCGGGAGGAGGCGCTGCTCATCCTCAAGGCCCCCTCATCTGCCAGATCTGCAAATATGCTGGCCATGGCGCTTGGTCCTGCAAAAAGCGCTTCGACAAGACCTTCAACAACAACCCCAAGCACCAAGGCAATCCTCCCAAGTCTGCCAATGCCGCTGCTCCCTCCTATGGTGTTGGTACTaactggtatctcgacacgggggcGACGGACCATGTGACCGGTGAGCTCGAGAAGCTCACGGTGTGTGATCGCTACACCGGGCCAGAACAAATCCATACAAAAAATGGTCAAGGTATGGAAATTGCACATGTTGGTCATGCACTTCTTCCTACCCCTCATGAGTCTCTCAAGCTAAATAACATTCTTCATGTACCTAGTGCCACCAAAAGCCTTCTTTCCGGTCATCACCTCGCCAAAGATAATAATGCCTATCTTATTGTTTACCCCGAGTTCTTTTCTGTGAATGATCAGGCAACGGGGAACACAATCCTTCACGGTCCAAGTAGAGATGGACTCTACCCAATCCGTGGCCAACCAACTACCCCTGGACGTCAGCTCCTTGGAGTCGTCAAGCCCTCTACCTCTAGGTGGCATAGGCGTCTAGGACACCCATCCTTCCCAgtggtgcagcaaa
This region includes:
- the LOC123452969 gene encoding uncharacterized protein LOC123452969 → MPGGGGGRGRGRGGRKPAKSSSSSSSSWQWVPRASREFGPERSLEPQKEGPSSSCPSVTSKKSQMVPPVPPKSLESQVQPRKSLDSPLMMAKKVQPLKSQDPLVQTAASIQRSKPLDSSSASCGSRTVASLDSPAQPWKSCDSLLMMAEQVQPPKSQDSLVQTFASIQISKPLDSSSASCGSVTVGSLDLPVQPCKYLDSPLMMAEQVQPKKSQDSLVEMIASIQISRPPDSSSASCGSGTVGSYLGAGLFDICMSNSKGLFKLNRPLHEIKKEEKRLRARELSNSEAQLQHLRPGMVLLKSFLRPEDQVEIIKICRELGVGTGGFYQPGYRDGGKLSLRMMCLGKNWDPDSGQYGGIRPFDAAQPPKIPEELTKFVKDAIDASHEFLKQRGNGSTTPAIELPPMSPDICIVNFYTTGGKLGLHKDKDEHQSSLDKKLPVVSFSLGDTAEFLYGDVRDEDKASKIKLESGDVLIFGGQSRHIFHGVSSITPKSAPLWVTDKANLRPGRLNLTFRQYKYVPMG